The region AGAATCATTAGAAGTATTTGTTTCAGATAATAAACCTGCAATTTCTTCTCTTAGAATTAAATTTAATTCCTCGGTGCCTAAATACTTATCTTGAGAAACTCTTTTTTCTATTCGCTCAATAATTTTTAAAGTTGTATTTACACCTACATCAGATGATATTAAAACTTCTTCTAGATTATCCAAAACTTCATCGTCAACTTTAGACTTACCAGCAACGGCTTTGGTTAATTTAGAAAAGAAACTCGACTTACTTTTCTCTAGACCTTTGTCTAAAGATTGTTTAGCCTCTTCAGTAAAATTAGAGTCTTTTCTTTCTGATGAAAATATCTTTTTAAAAAAATTCATTCCTTATTTTATAATTTATCAAACAAAAATAAAATAAAAAAAGCTACTTTCAAATGAAAATAGCTTTTTAAATATCTTTAACTATGATTATTTCTTTTTTAAGAACTCATCTACTTCTTCTGGAGTCATAACTGATTCAACAAAAGTGTAAGCACCAGTCTTAGGAGACTTAACCATTTTGATAGCTTTAGTTAATCTTTTA is a window of Flavobacterium indicum GPTSA100-9 = DSM 17447 DNA encoding:
- a CDS encoding DUF4295 domain-containing protein, which gives rise to MAKKTVATLQTASKRLTKAIKMVKSPKTGAYTFVESVMTPEEVDEFLKKK